The Streptomyces fungicidicus nucleotide sequence GCGGACCGGCGCCAACCTGGCCCTCGCAGTGGCGGCGCTCGGCCTGGCCGTCGGCTGGCCGTCCCTCGCCCGGGCGGGCGGCCGAACCGGCGGCGGCAACGCGCGCACCGGCGGGCTCGCCGCCATCGCGATCTCAGCGCTCGGCACCGTCCTCGCCGTGCTGCACGCGGCCACCACCAGCGGCGGTCCCGGCACCGGCAACGGACTGGTCGGCGCACTGGTGGCCATCCCGCTGGGGCTGGGCGCCGTGCTGCTCGGCCGCCGGACGCTGAACCGCTGCCGCGGCACGGAC carries:
- a CDS encoding DUF6223 family protein yields the protein MSASAVLAAAAEGGIIGDGRTGANLALAVAALGLAVGWPSLARAGGRTGGGNARTGGLAAIAISALGTVLAVLHAATTSGGPGTGNGLVGALVAIPLGLGAVLLGRRTLNRCRGTDR